In a single window of the Notamacropus eugenii isolate mMacEug1 chromosome 4, mMacEug1.pri_v2, whole genome shotgun sequence genome:
- the CKMT2 gene encoding creatine kinase S-type, mitochondrial: MASAFSRFLTGRSASLLLATVGTGALTGGYLLNQQNVSAHAQERTRLFPASADYPDLRKHNNCMAECLTPAIYARLRDKMTPNGYTLDQCIQTGVDNPGHPFIKTVGMVAGDEESYEVFAELFDPVIKLRHNGYDPTVMKHHTDLDASKITQGQFDERYVLSSRVRTGRSIRGLSLPPACSRAERREVESVAITALEGLKGDLAGKYYKLTEMTEQEQQQLIDDHFLFDKPVSPLLTCAGMARDWPDARGIWHNYDKTFLIWINEEDHTRVISMEKGGNMKRVFERFCRGLKEVESLIKARGWEFMWNERLGYVLTCPSNLGTGLRAGVHVRIPKLSKDPRFPKILENLRLQKRGTGGVDTAAVADVYDISNIDRIGRSEVELVQIVIDGVNYLVDCEKKLEKGQDIKVPPPLPQFGRK, from the exons ATGGCCAGTGCCTTCTCTCGATTTCTAACTGGCCGAAGCGCCTCCCTGCTGTTGGCTACCGTTGGCACTGGTGCCTTAACGGGTGGCTACCTGCTGAATCAGCAGAATGTGAGCGCTCATGCTCAGGAAAGGACCCGGCTCTTTCCTGCGAG CGCTGACTATCCTGACCTACGTAAGCATAACAACTGCATGGCAGAATGTCTCACCCCCGCCATCTATGCTAGGCTCCGTGACAAGATGACTCCCAATGGCTACACCCTGGACCAGTGCATCCAAACTGGGGTGGACAACCCTGGCCATCCCTTCATTAAAACTGTTGGCATGGTGGCTGGTGATGAGGAGTCTTATGAG GTCTTTGCGGAGCTTTTTGACCCAGTCATTAAGCTAAGGCACAATGGCTATGACCCAACAGTGATGAAGCATCACACTGACCTGGATGCATCCAAG ATCACCCAGGGGCAGTTTGACGAGCGCTATGTTCTGTCATCCCGAGTCCGCACAGGACGTAGTATCCGTGGCCTTAGCCTGCCTCCAGCCTGCTCCCGGGCGGAGAGGAGAGAGGTGGAAAGTGTCGCTATCACTGCCCTGGAGGGGCTCAAGGGAGACCTGGCTGGGAAATATTACAagctgactgaaatgactgagcaggAACAGCAACAGCTCATTGAT GATCACTTTCTATTCGATAAGCCAGTATCTCCATTGCTAACATGTGCAGGAATGGCCCGAGACTGGCCAGATGCCAGGGGAATCTG GCACAATTATGACAAGACCTTTCTCATCTGGATTAATGAGGAAGATCACACCAGGGTAATCTCTATGGAAAAGGGGGGAAATATGAAGAGAGTATTTGAGCGATTCTGTCGTGGATTAAAAGAG GTGGAAAGTTTAATCAAAGCTCGAGGCTGGGAGTTCATGTGGAATGAACGCCTAGGGTATGTTCTGACCTGTCCTTCCAATCTTGGAACCGGATTACGAGCTGGTGTCCATGTGAGAATCCCAAAGCTCAGCAAG GATCCCCGTTTTCCTAAGATCCTGGAGAATCTGAGACTACAGAAACGTGGAACAGGTGGCGTGGACACGGCAGCAGTGGCAGACGTGTATGATATCTCAAACATAGATCGCATTGGTCGATCAGAG